Proteins encoded within one genomic window of Bacteroidales bacterium:
- a CDS encoding SBBP repeat-containing protein, with protein MSNDALGNVYVTGYFISPTVIFDDDTLTNSSQEHDIFLVKYNDNGDVIWSRSIGGDDHDTPYSVDVDVNGNVYIAGFNGSSELIFNNDTLVSTGNTDVLLCKFDANGNKLWARGAKGNDADEATSVTTDNSGNIYITGNFRSSSIIFGTDTLDYTSISGSMFVVKYKPDGNIIWAKRFGGSSQDKAYSITADANGNIFFGGTYKSPYISFDSDTIHNNSNNGYSDIFLTKLDTAGNVLWAKSAGNYSDERVKAITTDISGNIYVSGIFFSSTFNLGTTTLVNSFLDRADVFTTKFNTSGQVLWAKCAGGNNDDQLSAIATDASENVIISMTYNSPSIKFGTFTFNNAGLYDGALAKYDKDGNFIWAKGIGGNIDDGAFAVAVNSLENIFTAGYYQSSVVVFDSLFITSPDTNYSTVYVAKLEAETTGEKNIEKQEFINVYPNPCNGIFTVESTYIDNNSVLSVYNIFGDRIFFKVNPSISEQVDISGYSRGIYLVKLETKNFFTVIKMIKE; from the coding sequence TTTTGATGATGATACACTTACCAACTCAAGCCAGGAGCATGATATCTTTTTGGTAAAATACAATGATAACGGTGATGTTATTTGGTCAAGAAGTATTGGAGGAGACGATCATGACACACCATATTCTGTTGATGTTGATGTAAACGGCAATGTATATATTGCAGGATTTAATGGTTCTTCTGAACTCATCTTTAATAATGACACACTTGTAAGCACAGGCAATACTGATGTTTTGCTTTGTAAGTTCGACGCAAACGGAAACAAACTTTGGGCAAGAGGTGCAAAAGGAAATGATGCTGATGAAGCAACTTCGGTTACAACAGACAATTCAGGAAATATATATATTACCGGAAACTTCCGAAGCTCTTCAATAATTTTTGGTACCGATACCCTTGATTATACAAGTATATCAGGGAGTATGTTTGTTGTTAAATACAAACCGGATGGAAATATAATCTGGGCAAAAAGGTTTGGTGGAAGTTCACAGGATAAAGCATACTCAATAACTGCCGATGCGAATGGAAATATATTTTTCGGAGGTACTTATAAAAGTCCTTATATTTCTTTTGACTCCGATACGATACACAATAATTCCAATAATGGTTATTCCGATATATTTTTAACAAAACTCGACACCGCAGGGAATGTACTTTGGGCAAAAAGCGCAGGGAATTATTCCGACGAACGTGTAAAAGCAATTACTACTGATATTTCAGGAAATATTTATGTGTCCGGTATTTTCTTTAGTTCTACATTTAACCTTGGCACAACAACATTAGTAAACTCTTTTTTAGACAGAGCTGATGTTTTCACAACAAAATTTAATACAAGTGGACAGGTATTATGGGCAAAATGTGCCGGCGGAAACAATGATGATCAGCTTTCGGCTATTGCTACTGATGCTTCAGAAAATGTGATTATTTCTATGACATACAACAGTCCTTCAATTAAATTTGGAACCTTCACGTTTAATAACGCCGGGTTATATGATGGAGCTCTTGCCAAATATGATAAGGACGGGAATTTTATCTGGGCAAAAGGTATTGGTGGAAACATTGATGATGGAGCTTTTGCTGTTGCCGTTAATTCACTTGAAAATATTTTTACAGCAGGATATTATCAGAGTAGTGTTGTAGTATTTGATTCCTTATTTATTACAAGCCCTGATACAAATTATTCTACGGTATATGTTGCTAAACTTGAAGCAGAGACAACAGGGGAAAAAAATATAGAAAAACAGGAATTCATTAATGTATATCCAAATCCTTGTAATGGCATTTTTACTGTTGAAAGCACATATATTGACAATAACTCTGTACTATCAGTTTACAATATTTTTGGCGACAGGATTTTTTTCAAAGTAAACCCGTCAATTTCTGAACAGGTTGATATATCAGGCTATTCAAGAGGAATTTATCTTGTAAAACTCGAAACTAAAAATTTCTTTACCGTGATAAAAATGATTAAAGAGTAA